One Nocardiopsis gilva YIM 90087 genomic window, CAGAGCTTAGGTCCCCGCGCAGGTCGCGCCTAGGACGTCTGGGTCACCTTGCCCAGGCCGCGGGGCGCGTCGGGGTTGTAGCCGAGCCTGCGCGCGAGCTTCTCGGTGAGCAGCTGGGCGGGCACGATGAGGCTGATCGGAGCCAGCCACTCGGGCACGTCCGGCATCGGCACGGAGAGGTCGCACGCGCCGGCGAGGGCCGAACCCCCGCCGATGCCGTAGGCGGGGGCGCCCGCCGACACGACGCGTTCGGCCAGGGCAACGGTACCGGGCAGGGTGGGCCCGGAGTTCGCGGCGAGCAGGATCGCGGGGGTGTCGCGGTCGACGACGGCGATCGGGCCGTGCAGCAGGTCGGCGTAGGACAGGCCCATCGCGTGCAGGTAGCAGGCCTCCTTGAGCTTGAGCGCGGCCTCCAGCGCTGTGGAGAACGCCATACCGCGCCCGGAGATCACCGCGCCCTGCACACCGACGAGGCGCTCGACGATCGCGTCGAGCTGGTCGGTCGGCTGGGCGAGGACGTCGTCGATGGTGTCGGGGACGCCGCGCAGCAGACCCGGGTCGAGGTCGGCGCCCAGCCCGAGGGCGAGGACGGCGAGCGCGGCGAGCTGGGTGGTGTAGGTCTTGGTCGCGGGGACGGCGAGCTCGTCTCCGGCCTGGGTGACCAGGGCGACGTCGGCGACCTCGGTGAGGGGAGAGCCGCCGCCGTTGGTGATGCCGACGGTGCGGGCGCCGCACTCGGCGGCCCAGCTCATGGTGTCGACGATCTCCTCGGTCCGCCCCGACTGCGAGATGGCCACGGCCAGCACGCCGGAGAGGTCGATCTTGGCGTTGTAGGTGGTGGCGATGGACGGCGAGGCCAGGGTGGCGAGGCGCCCGCCGTGTGCTTGGAGCAGGTAGCTGCCGTAGACGGCGGCGTTGTCGGAGGAGCCGCGGGCGATGAACAGCACCTGCCGGGTCTCGCGGCCGAGGCGCTCGACCTCGTCGGCCATGGGCAGCAGCGCGTCGAGGGTGGTGCGCAACGCCTCGGGTTGTTGCGCGATCTCCGAGCGCATGACGCTCGTTGTGGTCGTCATCTGACTACGTCCCATCGTCGGTCCACCAGCTGTGCTGCGGGCCCGGGGGTCAAAGGCGCTGAGCAGCACATATACGGGCTTGAAGGGTGTTAAGCCGTGTGCACGTCGTCTATATTGACACATGCGACCACACTGTGGTCTAGTCCGGCCTATACCAGTCATACCAGAATGTCACACGACCGAACAGGCACCCACACTCATGGCGATCGACCCCGCGAGCCCCGTCCCGAAGTACGTCCAGCTGCGGGACCTTCTGCTCGACTGGATCGTTGAGACGGGCCTCTCGGTGGACGACCCCGTCCCCTCCGAACGGGAGCTGGGGGCGCGCTACGAGCTGTCCCGCATGACGGTCCGGCAGACGATCGACCTGCTCGTCTCCGAGGGCAAGCTGTACCGGGTCCCCGGTAAGGGCACGTTCGTCGCGCGGCCCAAGATCGAGATGGCTCTCGCCCTGGCGTCCTTCACCCAGGACATGGTGGCGCGCGGCTACCAGCCGGGAGCGCGCGACCTCGTCCGGCGGATCGTGCCCGCCAGCGGGCACGTCGCCCGGATGATGGACATCGAGCCGGGGGCGCCCGTCCACCACATCGAGCGCCTCCGCACCGCCGACGACGAACCCATGGCGGTGGAGCGGTCCAACATCCCCGTCTCCCTCGCCCCGAACCTCGACTCCTACTCCCTGTCCGGACGCTCGCTCTACCAGATCCTGGAGCAGGAGTTCGGCGTCCTGCTCGACTCGGGCGAGCAGACCATCGAAGCCGGGATCTGCGACGCCGCGGACGCCCGGCTCCTCGGGCTCGCGCACGGCAGTCCGGTGCTGTCCATGCAGCGCCGCAGCTTCAGCCACGGCGCCTGTGTCGAGCTGGCGATCTCCACCTACCGCGCCGACCGGTACCAGCTGCACTCCCGCCTTGACCCGCGACAGACCAGCAGCTGAGCACACCCCCCTCATCCCCCGTCCCGTCCCCCGGGGACACGCCGTGACCACCACGGCCGACACCCGCACCCATTCGACTCGACCGTCATGTACAAGGGAGGACCCGCGGTGAGCTCCGCACCTGCCGCATCAAGCGGCCCATCCGCCGCATCGAAGTCATCATCGAAGGCGCTCGCGATCCTGCAGCGCATCGGCCGCAGCCTGATGATGCCGATCGCCGTGCTTCCGGCGGCGGCGATCCTGCTCCGTCTGGGCCAGGACGACCTGCTGGGCAAGGACGGCCTGTCCGGGCTCTCCGGCATGGGCTGGATGTCCCCCGTCGCCGGTGTCATCGGCACCGCCGGTGACGCCATCTTCCAGGCCATGCCGCTGCTGTTCGCGGTCGGCGTGGCCATCGGATTCGCCAAGCGCGCCGACGGCTCCACCGCACTGGCCGCCGTCGTCGGCTACGTCGTCTTCGACCGCGTCAGCAAGCTGCTGTTCTTCAACGCCGGCGGCGAGATGGGCGAGCGGGTCACGGTCTCCAGCGCCGATGGCCCGGTGATCACCCCCGACGGGCCGATCATCGACTGGGGTGCCAAGAACCCCACCGACGTCCTCGGCGGCATCCTCATCGGTATCGTCGCGGCCGTGCTCTGGCAGCGGTACTACAAGATCAAGCTGCCCACGTGGCTCGGCTTCTTCGGCGGGCGCCGGTTCGTCCCGATCGTCACCGCGCTCGCCGCGATGCTGCTCGCGATCGTCTTCGGCCTGGTGTGGCCGACGCTGGGCGGGCTCCTCAACGACCTGGGCGAGTGGATCATGGGCGCGGGCGCGGTCGGCGCCGGTGTCTACGGCGTGATCAACCGCCTGCTGCTCCCCTTCGGCCTGCACCACATCGTCAACTCCGTGGTGTGGTTCGTGTTCGGGTCCTATGAGGGACCGGACGGCACCGTGCACGGCGAGATCTTCCGCTACTACGCCGGCGACCCCACGGCCGGGGGCTTCCTCTCCGGCTACTTCCCGGTGCTGATGTTCGGTCTGCCCGGTGCCGCCCTGGCGATGTGGATGTGCGCGCACAAGTCCCAGCGCAGCGCCATCGGCTCCATCATGATCCCGGCGGCCCTCACCGCGTTCGTCACCGGTATCACCGAGCCCATCGAGTACGCGTTCATCTTCGTCGCCCCGCTGCTGTTCGGCGTGCACGTCGTGCTGACGGGTATCTCCATGGCGGTGCTCAACGCGCTCGACGCCCATCTGGGCTTCGGGTTCTCGGCCGGGCTGATCGACCTGCTGTTCAACGCGACGAAGTCGAACACCACCGGGCTGTTCCTCATCCTCGGTATGGGCGTCCTCTACTTCTTCGTCTACTTCGGGATCTTCTACGGTCTGATCACGAAGCTGAACCTGCCCACGCCGGGGCGCGAGCCGATCGAGGAGAGCCCCTCGGTCGCCGTCAACCCCGACAACACGTCGGGAGCCGACACCACCACGAAGGCCGACAAGCCGTCGGGCTCCGGCGGCTGACCGCGACCGCATGGCGAAAGGGCGGGCCCCGCGTACGCGGGGCCCGCCCTGACCGTTCCGTTGATCTCGGGGATATCGACCGAATTATGGCGGACATTCGGTCGATATCCCCGAGATCGACGCAAGGAAGCACGTAAACAGGGTGGGGTCCCGCCGATCGCGGGACCCCACCCTGTCGCGTTACCGCCGTGGGTGGTGCGCCGTTAGGCCGCGCCGCCCTTGGGCTCGCCGTGGCACTTCTTGTACTTCTTGCCCGACCCGCAGGGGCACTGCGCGTTGCGCCCGGTGCCGGCGTAGGGCTTGTCGGCGCTGGTGGCCTCGGTGTGCTTCTCGACGCCGCCCGTCTCGCTGGGGGCGCTGTACTGCAGGTGGCTGGGGCGGTTCTCACCGAAGCCGGGAACGACGACGTCCTCGGGCTCGGGGACGGCCTCGGCTTCGGCCCGCTTCTCGGCGGCCTCCGCTTCCTCCTCCGCGGTCTCCGGCTCCAGGACGGCCGCGGTGGCGGTGGCCGTGGCGGCGGCCTCCGCTTCCTCCTCCGCGGTCTCCGGCTCCAGGACGGCCGCGGTGGCGGTGGCCGTGGCGGCGGCCGCGGCCGGGGTCACCTCGCTGGAGGCACGCCCCTTGACCTGGACCTCGACGTTGAACAGGTAGCCGACCGACTCTTCCTTGATGCCTTCGAGCATCTCCTGGAACATGTCGTAGCCCTCCCGCTGGTACTCGATCAGCGGGTTGCGCTGGGCCATGGCGCGCAGGCCGATGCCCTCCTGGAGGTAGTCCATCTCGTAGAGGTGCTCACGCCACTTGCGGTCCATGACCTGGAGGATCACCCGGCGCTCGACCTCGCGCATGGTCTCCTCGCCGATCTCCTCCTCGCGGCGCCGGTAGGCCTCCTGGGCGTCCTCCCGGACCCGGTGGATGATGACGTCCGGCGTGAGCGTCCCCAGGTCGCCGCCGTTCTCCTCGATGAGCTCGTCGACGGTGAAGCTGATCGGGTAGACCTGCTTGAACGCCTTCCACAGCTTGTCGAGGTCCCAGTCCTCCGGGTCGCCCTCGGCGGTGGCGAGGCGGGCGTAGTTCTCCAGGACGTCGGCCATCATCGCCTCGACCTGCTCGCGCAGGTCGGCGCCTTCGAGGACCTTGCGGCGCTCGGCGTAGATCACCTGGCGCTGGCGGTTGAGGACCTCATCGTACTTCAGGACGTTCTTGCGGATCTCGAAGTTCTGCTGCTCGACCTGGGACTGCGCCGACTGGATCGCCTTGGTGACGACACCCGACTCGATCGGCTGGTCCTCGGGGATGTTCAGCCGCTCCATGATGATCTCGACCCGGGCGCTGTTGAACAGCCGCATCAGGTCGTCCTGGAGGGAGAGGTAGAAGCGCGACAGCCCGGGGTCGCCCTGGCGGCCGGAGCGTCCGCGGAGCTGGTTGTCGATGCGCCGCGACTCGTGGCGCTCGGTGCCCAGCACGTAGAGCCCGCCGACGTCGACGACCTGCTGGTGCTCCTCCTCGAACTCCTTCTTGGCCTTCTCCAGCGCCTCCGGCCAGGCTTCCTCGTACTCCTCGGGGGTCTCCAGCGGCTGCAGACCGCGCGCCTGGAGCTCCTCGTCGGCGATGAAGTCGGGGTTGCCGCCGAGCATGATGTCGGTGCCGCGACCGGCCATGTTGGTGGCGACAGTGACGCCGCCGAGCTTCCCGGCCCGGGCGATGATCGACGCCTCACGCGCGTGGTTCTTCGCGTTGAGGACGTCGTGGGGAACGCCCTCGCGCTTGAGCATCTTCGACAGCAGCTCGGACTTCTCGACGCTCGTCGTACCCACGAGGACCGGCTGGCCCTCCTTGTGGCGCTCGGCGATGTCCTCGACGACGGCCTCGAACTTGGCCTCTTCGGTCTTGTAGACGACGTCGCGGTCGTCCGTGCGGATCATCGGCTTGTTCGTCGGGATGGGGACGACGCCGATCTGGTAGGTCTGGCTGAACTCCGCCGCCTCGGTGGCGGCGGTACCGGTCATGCCCGAGAGCTTCTCGTACATGCGGAAGTAGTTCTGCAGGGTGACCTTGGCGAGGGTCTGGTTCTCGTCCTTGATCCGCACCTTCTCCTTGGCCTCGATGGCCTGGTGCATGCCCTCGTTGTAGCGGCGCCCGCGCAGCACACGCCCGGTGAACTCGTCGACGATGAGCACCTCGCCGTCGTTGACGATGTACTCCTTGTCGCGGCGGTAGAGCTCCTTGGCCTTCAGCGAGTTGTTCAGGAAGCTGATGAGCGGGGTGTTGACGGACTCGTACAGGTTCTCGATACCGAGCCAGTCCTCCACCTTCGCCACACCGGCCTCGGTGATACCGACGGTGCGCTTCTTCTCATCGACCTCGTAGTCGGTTTCGCGCCGCAGGCGGGGGGCGATCTTGGCGAACTCCGCGTACCAGCGGGAGTTCTGCTCGGCCGGACCACTGATGATGAGCGGGGTGCGGGCCTCGTCGATGAGGATGGAGTCGACCTCGTCGACGATCGCGAAGTAGTGCTCGCGCTGGACGGTGTCGTCCAGCGACAGCGCCATGTTGTCGCGCAGGTAGTCGAAGCCGAACTCGTTGTTGGTGCCGTAGGTGATGTCGGCCTGGTAGGCCGCGCGCCGGGCCTCGTTGGACATGTCGGGCGCGATCACGCCGACTTCCAGGCCGAGGAACTGGTGGATCCGGCCCATGTTCTCGGCGTCGCGCTTGGCCAGGTAGTCGTTGGGGGTGACGATGTGGACGCCCCGGCCGGCCAGCGCGTTGAGGTAGACCGCCAGCGCCGACGTCAGGGTCTTGCCCTCACCGGTCTTCATCTCGGCGATGTTGCCGAGGTGCAGGGCGGCGCCACCCATGAGCTGCACGTCGAAGGGCCGCTGCCCCAGCGTGCGCTTGGCGACCTCCCGCACCGTGGCGAACGCCTCGGGCAGCAGGTCGTCGAGCGTTTCGCCGTCTTTGTAGCGCTCGCGGTACTCGTCGGTGAGCTCGCGCAGCTCGGCGTCGCTGAGGTCGACGAAGTCGTCCTCGATCGAGTTGATCTGGTCCTTGAGCTTCTTGAGCTTGCGCAGGATCTTTCCTTCACCTGCGCGGAGGACCTTATCGAGTATGCCTGGCACTTCTAATGCGCTCCTCGCAGATCATGGCCCGCCATGTGCGTTGGGGCGGATCGGATCCCTTACCCGCAGCCTTCCACTGTAGGCAAGCCTATTCCCTCAGCGACCCTTTGTGCGTCCGTGCCGTGGCCGCAACAGGTCCTCTGCCGGGTTTAGCCCTACCTGGGCGAGGTTATCCACCGATGGAAGGATCCTTAGGGATCCGTTATCGCGCAGCGTGGGGGGAACGCCATGGCAGACAGCGCGCAATCGCAGCCCTACATCCGTGGATACCAGGCCGAGGGCGGGGTCTGGACCGATATCGGCAGCCACCGCGGCCGTCCGGGGTCGTGGGTGGCGGTGGCCTGCATTTTCGTCGGTTTCGCCCTGGGCGGACTCTCCCTCGTGCTGGGCATGTCCTGGTGGCTGCTGGGCGCCGGGGCCGCCCTCATCCTCATCGGTGCGGTGCTGAGCCTGGTCACCGACATCTTCACCGACGTGGTGCTCGACGACCCGCACTACGAGCCGGAGGAGCCGCACGAGACCCCCCTGCACAAGATCAAGCAGCGCGAACGGGAGATGGCCGTCGGCGACGAGATGTGAGGCGCCGCCGCCCGCGTTCGCCCCACCCGCCACAGTGATGTGCCGCGACGGAAGGTCGTCCGCCGCGGCACACCGGTTTCCACACCATCCTTCGAGGGTCAGTCCATCAGGCGCAGGACCCCGTAGTTGAAGCCTCGCCGACGGTAGACGACGCTCGGCGCGTCCTTCTGCTCGTCGTGGAAGAGGTAGAAGTCGTGGCCCACGAGCTCCATCTCCATGAGGGCCTGGTCGATACTCATCGGTTTCGCGTGGTGGAACTTCTCCCGGACGACCACCGGGGTGTCCCCTTGGGTGTCGAGCTCCACGAACTCGTCCGAGAACCGGTCAGCCGCCGCGGACTCGTCGAATCCGCCGATGCCGCCGGACGCACCCGCCGTCTGGGAGGGGACGGGCGTGCGTGCGGACGCCGGTGCCTCTGCGGGTGCCACATCGTTGTTCGCGAGACTGGCGGTCGCCGCGGCCACGGAGACCGGAGCGTGGTTTCCCCTGTGCACCTTCCGGCGGTCGGCCACCTTGCGCAAGCGGGCCTCGATACGGTTCAGCGCCTGGTCGAGGGCGCTGTAGCGGTCATCGGCCGACGCTTCACTGCGGATCACCGGACCGCTGGAGTGGATGGTCAGCTCAACCCGCTCGCGCTGGTCGGCGAGGCGCGGGTTGCGCTCCTTGGACACCTCCACATCGACGCTCATGCCTTTTTTCTCCCACTTGGAGAGCTTGCTCAGCTTGTTCTCGACGTGCTGCCGGAACTTGTCGCTGACACCTGTGCGTCGACCCTTGACGATGATGTCCACAAGACCCCCTTCGTCGCGTTGGTCATCTCTTCAGCGATGACCAGGCTGTGTTCTACCGCCCCCCGCTGTCCGCGGCGGGCTTTGCGCTACCCGCCCCTCCTCTCCGCCATCCCACCGGGGATGACAGCTTGGTCTGGATCTCCGTATACCCACAAGATCCCTGGTATTCACCCCGTCGAAGGTTGGTAATCATCCAGGTCAGAGGCGAGAAATTCACACGTGATCCTCACCTTGGCCGCGTGGCGTCGCGCGGCGGCGAAGCGTCGGGGACGGAGGTCCGAACGGCACCGGTGGCCGGTGCCCGGCGACGCGGGGCCGGGGTACTCGGAGGAGAGAATCCATCGGCCCGCCGCGGCCCCGGGGTGTCGGGGCGGCCGTGTCAGCGTCCCGGGACGACGCGGGGCACACCGAGTAGGGACATGCCACCCGCCCGGCCGACCTGGTCTTCGTCCCCACATCCGCCTGCTGAGGGTTTCGCCGCGCTCATGTGCGACTACTGCCCTTCTCCCGCTCCCAAGGGACATCCGGACCCTCTGCGGGGCAGGACTTACCTCTAAGGCGCACCGTGATCGGTCGACGAAAAGTCGCCTTACGTGGGCCGTTTCGCCTGCGCCTGGCATCGGCTTGCCGGACCCGCGCCCCAACACAGGGGCGTCGTGTCCCGCGCAACCACGGACCCGGACGGGTGCCATGTCAAGAACGCTAGCCCGAGTTCGCTCGGATGTCAGGTGCTGACGTCCGAGCGGTTGTGAGCGTATGCGTTCCCAGCCCCCGAAAAACGCGAAAGTCGGAAGAAACCGGACCGGAGTAAAAAATTCTCTAGGCCACTCCGAGTCCGGACGGGGGCACCCTCCGGCCGCCATCGAGGCTACCCGCGCTCGGTGAGCACGGCGGCCCCCGCCACCCGTACCCCGGCGGCGCGCAGCGCCCGGGTGGCCTCGGCCAGGGTGGCGCCCGTCGTCACGACGTCGTCCACCACGACCACCGCTGGGCCGGTGAGGGAGCGAACCGCGCGAGGACGCACGGCCAGCGCCCCCTCCAGGTTCGCCCGCCGACGCGAACGGTCCAGGCCCACCTGGTCGGCCACCCGGCGGCGGTGCAGCAGCGCCGGCACCGGCCGCACCGCGCGATCCGGGCACGGGGACCGGACGGGAGGGGGCGGGGGCAGCCTCGGGGCGCGCCCCGGCACAGCTCCTCGGCCGCGGCGCGGGCCAACAGCGCCACCGGATCGAACCCGCGGCGGCGCAGGGCCGCCGTCCGGGGCGGGACCGGGACCAGCACGACCGCACCGCGTGCGGGCGCGGCCTCGGCCACCGCCCGGGCCAGCCGCCGCCCCAGCGGCGCAGAGAGCGCCCGGACCCCGCCGTCCTTGAACCGCAGCAGCAGGTCGCGGCCGCACCCGGCGTACGGGCCCGCCGCCCACACCGGCGGACACCCCGGCCGGGTGGCACAGCGCCGCGGGCGGCGGTCGAGCGTTTCGGCACAAGCCGCGCACAGCAGCGTCCCGGCGCGCCCGCACCCGGCGCAGCGCTCGCCCAGGAGCAGGTCGACCAACGCGGACAGGACGGCGGGACAGGAGATACACCTCATAGCCCGCAGGTTCACCGCGCCCCGGCTCCTGCCGCAATGGCGGTGCACCGCCTGTGGACGGCGGGGATCAGCCCGGGTAGACGGGGTTGGCGCCGTCGGCGACGCGCTGCCAGCTGATGCGGTCGCCGGTCAGCATGATCTGGCCGTCCTCGGTGCCGCACATCAGCGGCTGGCCGGGGGCGGCGGTGATGCTCTTCATGTCGGTCCCAGACGGCGCCGCGGCGCTGGTGGCGTCCGTGCTGCCGTCCAGCGACACCAGGAACGCCTGGTTCGCCCCGCGCGCCCGCTGTCCGACGACGGCGAGCTGGTCACCGCCCCGCCAGGAGGCGTCCTCAACCGTGGACAGGTCCTGCGCGAGCGGGAGGAAGGCGCCCACGGCCGACTTCTCCTCACCGTGGATCACCCGGCCGACGAACAGCCGCCCGGCGTCGTCCTTACCGCCCGAAGCGTCCGAGGTGATGACGGCGACCCGAGTGCCGTCACGGGAGACGCGCAGCCGCTTGACCTCGCGCCCGCGCAGCGCCGGTGCGTCGACCTCCTCCGGGTCGGTGCCGCCGCGCAGCAGCCAGACCTTGGTGCCGGGGCGCTTCGGCTCGTCGTCCGCCTTGTCACCGGAGGAGCCGTCGTCCTTGCTGTCCTTGCTGTCCTTGTCGGCCCTGTCGGCCCTGTCGTCCTTCCCGTCCTCGCTGACGTCCTCGACGACCCAGAGGTTGCCGTAGCGGTCCCAGGACACGGAGGTGTACTTGCCGCCGGACATCAGCGTGCCGAAGTCAGCGCCCTCGGTCATGTCGGCGGCGACGACCCGGCCGCCCCCGGCCTCGATACCGGCGATGCGGCGCTGGTCCAGGGAGACCGCGTGCTGCTTCAGAGGGGTGTCGCCGACTCCGGCGGCTCCCTTGAGGCGCGCTTCGGCGTGCTTGTCGTCCGTCCCGGTGCCCGTCAGCGACCAGAGTTGACCGTTGCGGCTGAAGAAGGCGCTCAGGTCGGTGGTGGTGGGGACACCACCGGGGTTGACCGGGTCCCAGTACTTGTCGGTGGACTGCAGGTTCTCGTCGGCGTCGCCGGGGAATTCCACGTCTTCGTCGTTGATCCGCAGGGTGAACCCCTCCACCCGCGGCAGCTGCTTGAGGGTCCACGCCAGCTGCGCCCCCATGCCGAATTCGTCGCCCCCGGTGTCGGTGCGCAGCTCGACGATGACCTTGCCCGAATCGAACGCCACATCGACCTTGGCGTCCTCGGGGAAGGCGGAGCCGACGGCCGGCACGAGCCAGTCGGTGGGGCCGTTGACCAGCGTCTTCACCAGTCGCATCTCGCGCCGGTCGCTGCGGGCCGGAAGGAACACGGGATCGGGGACCAGGGAACTGTGGTCGAGGTTGTAGAAGTAGAGGTTGAGCGGGCGGTACAGCCGCTCCACGTCCTTCTCGCCGAGGAGCAGCTTGTCGGGCAGGTTGACGATCCGCCACTCGCCCTCGTCGTTCTTGGCGAGGTCGAAGGTGACGTCGATCATCTGGCCCTGCTCGGCCGGCAGGTACTGCCCGGTCGGGTCGAGCGTGGCGACCTGCGGGCTCCGTACCCGCACCTCGGCCGTCTTGCCGTCGGCTCCGGAGTCGACGGACAGTGAGACCTCGTCCATGTCGGGGTAGATGAGCACCGCCCCTTCGCCCGACCATTTCTCGCGGCGCTCCGGCTGCAGGTACTCGCGTGCGGCCTTGTGGTGGTCCTCGTAGCTGCGCATGTCGCTGAGGAAGCCGCGTACCAGGCCCTCCTCGCCGACGCCCTTCTGCGGCCCGGCGGGAAGCATCCGCACGAAGCTCTCATAGAGGTCGTCCGCTTCGTCCTGGCGTCCCGCGCCTTCGACCACGGGCCCGCCGGTGGGCACTGTGGCGCAGGAGGAGAGCACGACCGCCAGCAGCGCGGCCCAGGCCGCGGAGCGGAGGCGCCTCGGGCGGACGGTCATGACTTCTCCCCAATCCCCGACGGTCGCGACGCGGCCGTGTCCGGGTCCGCTGCGGTGCTCACTTGGCCGTACCCCACACGATGGCGCCCCAGCGCCATCTCGGGCGGGGCGAGCGGCAGCGGGGAACCACGCAGCTCCTGACCGGCCTTGCGGGGCAGGGAGAGACGGAACTGCGATCCCTTTCCGGGCATGCCCCACGCCTGCAGCCAGCCGCCGTGCAGCTGCGCGTCCTCCTTGGCGATGGCCAGCCCGAGCCCGGTGCCGCCGGTGGTGCGGGCCCGCGCCGGATCGGCCCGCCAGAAGCGGTCGAAGCACAGGTGTTCCTCGCCCTCCTTGAGGCCCACACCGAAGTCGCGCACCGCGACCGCCACCGCGTCGCGGTCGCCCACAGCGGTGACGATGACGTCCTTGCCCTCGCTGTGCTCGATGGCGTTCACGACGAGGTTGCGCAGGATGCGGTTGATCCGCCGAGCGTCGAACTCCGCGTAGCAGGCTTCGGCCGGAAGCCGCAGCACGACCTTGATGCCGCGCTTCTCGGCGATGTGCTCGGCGTCGCCGACGGCCTTCATGACGGCGTCGCGGATGTCGGTGGACTCGATGGAGAGCGTGGCCGCCCCGGCGTCGTGCCTGCTGATCTCCAGCAGGTCGCCGAGGAGCTCCTCGAACCGCTCCAGCTGGCCCTGCAGCAGCTCCACCGAGCGGGACTGGGTGGGATCGAGGTCCTCGCGGTCGTCGTAGAGGAGGTCACCGGCCATACGGATGGTGGTCAGCGGGGTGCGCAGCTCGTGGGAGACGTCGGAGACGAACTGGCGCTGCACCTTGGACAGCTCCTCCAGTTCGTGGATCTTCTCCTGCAGGTTGCCCGCCATGTCGTTGAAGGACATGGCCAGCCGCGCGAGGTCGTCCTCGCCGCGTACCTTCATGCGTTCGGAGAGGTCGCCCGAGGCGAGGCGCTCGGCGGATCCGGCCGCCATCCGCACCGGG contains:
- the mtrB gene encoding MtrAB system histidine kinase MtrB, which codes for MTSSSTNGAHAADPPEGEDAVLSRWQQALELLLRGYLAAQRAARALVRGVHTRWRRSLELRVVTTTLVLSALVTAGLGIVLIDQVKSGLLEAKEQAALNYHKVGLQTATIAMQDGELQSIDRDSQLLQIATDLRQRSGTTGLYEVLILPSIDGISGSATVKPQSIPEPLRERVGQSDELDAQYMRYTEIVSDNGREPGLAVGAQLSHVYELYYVFPLDHEQQMLDLVQSTVVLVATALVILLAVIAFAVTRQVVIPVRMAAGSAERLASGDLSERMKVRGEDDLARLAMSFNDMAGNLQEKIHELEELSKVQRQFVSDVSHELRTPLTTIRMAGDLLYDDREDLDPTQSRSVELLQGQLERFEELLGDLLEISRHDAGAATLSIESTDIRDAVMKAVGDAEHIAEKRGIKVVLRLPAEACYAEFDARRINRILRNLVVNAIEHSEGKDVIVTAVGDRDAVAVAVRDFGVGLKEGEEHLCFDRFWRADPARARTTGGTGLGLAIAKEDAQLHGGWLQAWGMPGKGSQFRLSLPRKAGQELRGSPLPLAPPEMALGRHRVGYGQVSTAADPDTAASRPSGIGEKS
- a CDS encoding LpqB family beta-propeller domain-containing protein; this encodes MTVRPRRLRSAAWAALLAVVLSSCATVPTGGPVVEGAGRQDEADDLYESFVRMLPAGPQKGVGEEGLVRGFLSDMRSYEDHHKAAREYLQPERREKWSGEGAVLIYPDMDEVSLSVDSGADGKTAEVRVRSPQVATLDPTGQYLPAEQGQMIDVTFDLAKNDEGEWRIVNLPDKLLLGEKDVERLYRPLNLYFYNLDHSSLVPDPVFLPARSDRREMRLVKTLVNGPTDWLVPAVGSAFPEDAKVDVAFDSGKVIVELRTDTGGDEFGMGAQLAWTLKQLPRVEGFTLRINDEDVEFPGDADENLQSTDKYWDPVNPGGVPTTTDLSAFFSRNGQLWSLTGTGTDDKHAEARLKGAAGVGDTPLKQHAVSLDQRRIAGIEAGGGRVVAADMTEGADFGTLMSGGKYTSVSWDRYGNLWVVEDVSEDGKDDRADRADKDSKDSKDDGSSGDKADDEPKRPGTKVWLLRGGTDPEEVDAPALRGREVKRLRVSRDGTRVAVITSDASGGKDDAGRLFVGRVIHGEEKSAVGAFLPLAQDLSTVEDASWRGGDQLAVVGQRARGANQAFLVSLDGSTDATSAAAPSGTDMKSITAAPGQPLMCGTEDGQIMLTGDRISWQRVADGANPVYPG